A part of Anolis sagrei isolate rAnoSag1 chromosome 3, rAnoSag1.mat, whole genome shotgun sequence genomic DNA contains:
- the LOC132772080 gene encoding beta-1,4-galactosyltransferase 3-like, giving the protein MAFWRKATLSRIENPCFLIFLIIFQAIFILLLYRGSSSVVLQDHLDIPNQVDYSKTQDVYTNLSLYAPVPDKATMKYCTSDTVMNVGPLTITFDVLPSERTIIDKNPYVQSGGCYSPPHCLASYKTAVIVPHRNRERQLHHFLYYLHPFLQRQQLYYCIYLIHQTGSGPFNRAKLLNVGVREALKDDDWDCLLLHNVDLIPENDYNVYICEEYYPKLMSSAIDVLDYSLPYWSFFGGVTALTPEHYMKINGFPNTYWDRDGENDDIAKRIQIVGMKIVRTPLVIGRYKTVGGKQPSDHPQEIIRPQLHTRETWKDDGMNSLDFKLLARKKHPLYMNITVDIGAAPVISPQGKKEGNKTSFGNL; this is encoded by the exons atggcgttttggaggaaagccACACTTTCTCGCATTGAAAATCCTTGTTTCCTAATTTTCTTGATAATCTTTCAAGCAATATTTATCTTGCTACTGTACAGAGGCAGCTCTTCAGTTGTGCTTCAGGATCATTTAGATATACCTAACCAAGTGGACTATTCAAAAACACAAGATGTATACACAAATCTCAGTTTGTATGCCCCTGTTCCTGATAAAGCAACTATGAAATACTGCACATCCGATACTGTGATGAATG TTGGACCCTTGACTATCACCTTTGACGTCCTACCCAGTGAAAGAACAATAATTGACAAAAACCCATATGTCCAGTCAGGTGGCTGCTATAGCCCTCCTCATTGCCTAGCCAGTTACAAAACTGCTGTCATCGTACCCCACAGGAATCGCGAGAGGCAGTTGCACCACTTTCTCTATTACCTTCATCCCTTCCTCCAGCGTCAGCAGCTTTACTACTGTATCTACTTGATCCATCAG ACTGGAAGTGGTCCATTTAACCGAGCAAAGCTCCTTAACGTTGGAGTCCGTGAGGCCCTGAAGGATGATGACTGGGACTGCCTGCTTCTGCACAATGTGGATCTCATTCCAGAGAatgattataatgtttatatcTGCGAGGAATATTACCCCAAACTCATGTCTTCTGCCATTGACGTGTTAGATTACAG CTTGCCCTACTGGTCCTTTTTTGGTGGTGTGACTGCTTTAACGCCAGAACATTACATGAAGATTAATGGATTTCCAAACACTTACTGGGATCGAGATGGTGAAAATGATGACATTGCTAAAAG GATACAAATTGTAGGGATGAAAATAGTTCGGACGCCACTTGTTATTGGAAGATATAAAACGGTGGGTGGTAAACAACCTTCTGATCATCCACAGGAAATTATAAG ACCCCAGTTACACACCAGGGAAACATGGAAAGATGATGGAATGAATTCTCTTGACTTCAAACTTCTGGCAAGGAAAAAACATCCTCTTTATATGAACATTACTGTGGATATTGGGGCTGCACCCGTGATATCTCCTCAGGGCAAAAAAGAAGGGAATAAAACAAGTTTTGGCAACCTGTGA